In Solanum pennellii chromosome 3, SPENNV200, a single window of DNA contains:
- the LOC107015112 gene encoding 21 kDa protein-like translates to MEGCCNNHYNFLTIFLILLAFTTSTSSARPATGHTNTEFIRTSCKSTTYPNLCYRSLSSRSSAIGVSPQLLAHESLSVSLETAQSTSAMTLKLAHSQGMTPREVGAMQDCVEELSDTVSELRKSLGEMKQLRGRDFDMKMSDIQTWVSAALTNEDTCTEGFAGKAMNGKVKTAVRGKIVEVAHMTSNALALINTLDALHG, encoded by the coding sequence ATGGAAGGTTGTTGTAATAACCATTACAATTTTCTCACtatctttcttattttattagcCTTCACTACTTCAACTTCATCAGCAAGGCCAGCAACCGGACATACAAACACAGAGTTTATACGAACCTCATGTAAGTCAACAACTTATCCTAACCTATGTTACCGTTCATTATCAAGCCGTTCAAGTGCTATTGGAGTTTCTCCACAACTTCTAGCACATGAATCTCTCTCCGTTAGCCTCGAAACAGCCCAATCAACATCCGCTATGACGTTGAAATTGGCACACAGTCAAGGCATGACGCCTAGAGAAGTAGGCGCCATGCAAGACTGTGTGGAGGAATTAAGTGACACAGTAAGTGAACTCAGAAAATCTTTAGGAGAAATGAAGCAATTGAGGGGAAGAGATTTTGACATGAAAATGAGTGATATTCAAACATGGGTAAGTGCTGCCTTAACCAACGAAGACACGTGTACGGAAGGATTCGCCGGAAAAGCGATGAACGGAAAAGTTAAGACGGCAGTAAGGGGAAAGATTGTTGAAGTTGCACATATGACAAGCAATGCTTTGGCTTTGATCAACACCCTTGATGCCCTTCATGgctaa